AATATACCGACTGTTGAGGTTCTTCAGTTTGCTCGAAGGCTGCATTGACGTTTGGAACCGTCGACAGCTTCTGTTAGAATCCGAAATCGATACTGACATAACTGAAACGGCATGGTATCTCGGCTAAGTTCAAAGATACAGATTCAACAGCTTCTGCTCACAGTTCCCCAACCTGATATCGGATATCTTGATCATTATCGCAACGGCTCTGGTGCTTTGGCATAACTCGTGCTAAGTTATCATCGGAGACAATATAGTATCAAACTCGgaactcaacctcaacgatTCCACAACAGGTACTTTGGAACCTTGGTCGGTCTGGTGGTCTAGTGGTATGATTCTCGCTTAGGGAAAACCCTACAGCACAGCTTGCGAGAGGTCCCGGGTTCAATCCCCGGCCAGACCCTTCCTTTTGCATTTTCAGTCAATCTGACTGGAAAGTGTTTCTTTTTAGCATTGGTAACGAACGGGGTTTCCGTTCACTGTATATAGAATGTTGCGTTGATCGGAATATGGTTCCTTCTGAGGCGTCTTTCTAAAGATGTTCGTGTTGACCGCGATTTCTTTTCAAGTTTTACTTTTGAGTCAATAGCAAGGAAATGCTTCATAACATATGCATCCTCTGGATAGAGGCCGAAATTCCCGTCAGAGAAAATTCAAGATCAATTCCAGGATAGCGAATGCTAGTCATTGAGACTCAGATGGCATGCCAACGAATATCTTCAGCTGTTGAGGTACCAGTAAATGAGTGACTGGCAGGACATAGTGACTCGACAGGTAATGAAGACCGTAAGACAGACAAGAGGAGATCAGTAGATATGAGAAAGACAATGACTCAAGGtttcatgttgatgagcgaTAGCTGAGCCAAGAAAAGGGATCCCTGGTGCTAGAATTGGTGATTTCAGAGATCATGAAAATGGCAAAGCTTTAGAGCACAACTTGATTGGAGCATGCCATTGATGGGCTAAATAAGGAGGTACCAGGATTTTCCATCTCTGAGCAGACTTAAAGATGACAGGCAGGGCCCTCCACACATCAGAGGCACAAGTGAGGATAGACTTGGATGGTGTACACTCCTCAACCCTGGGTAGTCTTGCGGGGTGTACGGAGTGATATGCGAGCATTCTCATCCTGAACAAGCAAAAACATGTGCATTAATTCATAACTATATCCTAGATTATACCTTCAAAATATCCACATTGTTCGAAATCCAATCATATTGCGCCGTCCTGAAGTTATCGTCAATGATACTGTTCTTATTCGCCGTCTCAAACCACATAAGCTTCTTACTTCCCTTCCACTCTGGCCAATTCGCATACTTAGTAACACCCTTGTTAGGATCCAGGTTATACAAAAAGTTGAAATAATACGTCCTGATACTGCGCATAGCGTTATTCGGCCAGAGACCATAAAAGACTTGTAGCAGATCAGAACCGTGCATCGTTCCCAGAATAGGTGTGCCGTAGTTGTAGCTCGCGAGGTACGACCATGCTGGGACATCGGGGTTCTGCTCGGCTGCTGCCTGGAGAAAGATTCGACGGGTCAgggagaagaccaagtcGCCGAAGATGGCGGCGCGGCGCTTGAACATGGGGAAGACTTCGTTGAGGAGGGATGTTCGGAAGGGACTTCCTGCGCTGAGGGCGGTGGGATAAGTGTTCACCAGAGCGGTTAGTTGCTCCTTGGTGGCCTTTTGGAAGTAGAGTTGCTGGAGGTAGTCGACGAATTTGGCTGTGGTTGTCAAGTTTGGCTGGAAGAGAGCAAAGAGAGTGCCTTCGTCTTCCTGGTTGCCGTTGATCATGGGGACAGCGTGGTAACGACCTGATTCGATGAGTGCTTCTGGACTATCTGGAAGAACAGTGCCGTCTGGGCGAGGGAGATATGATAGAGCGAGGGAGTTGTAGGACAAGAGTCCGGGAACAGAGTTCGCTGCGTTCAAGAACTTGTCGTAGCTCAGACTACGAAGACAAGCGAGGGTATCAGACGATCCAGAGCATCCGCCCGATTGCACAACTGCATCGTAGATAGCCTGTGCCTTGTCGCTATCCACAGGTTCCGCGGGGGCAACACTACCAGAGTTCATGATGGCGCCGCGGAAAAGGGGCTTGCCTTTGTAATCGGCATCGCCACCATAGAGAACCATCTGGTCGAGCACTGAGATGGCACCAGCGGATTCGCCCCAGATAGTGACCTTGTCAGGATCACCACCGAAGGAAGCAATGTTATCAGCTACCCACTGAAGACCCATGCgctggtcaagaagacccAAGTTCGAACTtccatccttcttgatctcagcacCTGGCATGAATCCGAAGCCGGCGACGCGGTAGTTGACAGCAACGTAGATAAATGGTTGGTCCTGATCAATGGCAGTGCCTAGAAGACTGGTTCCGTCGTACATAGCGCTTGAACCAAGTTCAAAGCCACCGCCAAAGATCCAGAATAATACAGGGAGTTTatcaccagccttggtaCCAGCCGGTCGTTGAACAGTCATGGTGAGACAATCCTCCTGACCAGTGATGGGAGTAAGGAAGGGAATAGCCAAAAAGTCTGAGAGAAACTTGGAGATGACATCTTGAGCACCAGTCGAGATGAACATCTGAGGACATGACGGGCCAACAAGTCCTGAAGCATCAAAGTTGCCTAGAGGCTTGGATAGTTTCTTTGGCGGTTTAAGTCGTAAAGAACCAGTCGGTGGATCCGCAAAGGGAATTCCTCTAAAGGAATCGACCTTTCCAGAACTTGAGCCGATGACAGTTCCAGAGGGAACAGCGACTGTGACTTTGACAGCTCGTTCTTCAAGAGCTGGCGTGGCTGGCTCAACAGGTTGAAGATCCGGAATTGCATCTGGTGCAGGGAAAGCAGCCGGAACAGCTACCACAGCCGTAAGAAGGCCGAAGCCAGAGACGAGACTTGTAAACTTCATTATGAAGCTCAACTGTAAGACTGAGAGTGTAGGAGTGGTTGGGACAAAAGTCTGAAGTAAACCACCACGGAGAGAGCCGTACACAACAAAGTTAAAGTTCTCTCAAGGGTCAAAGCAACGAGTCAACAGATACTGAATCCCGTTGTCTCATTTGAATTGCTGATCGTGTTTTCACCTGGGAAATGAGCTCAAtttgaacttctcaagcaaaCACCGCGGTCGTCCCCATCCCGCTTTGACATATTCCCACAATATATTGAGTTCTCCCTCTTTCTCAACCCCGGTTCGACGTCGACGGTGAACTTGCATCTTttcctcaaagacatgctcccagaagaggaagccatcGCCGTATTTACAGAAGTATCAGCCCAAAAGAAGTTCCAGCGCCGAGTCCAGTCCCCGCTTCCCCGTGGGGAAATCAGCTGCCAGAGGAATACAAGTCAATGTCTTCCAAGTTTTTCATCTTGTCTGGCTCCACGAGACCGAGGCAGAAAACGCTCGTCCCTGTTAATCCACGTGGAGGGAGAGGGGTTGGGATCGACGATCAGCTGAATGGTTTTTCTGATAGTGTGTTCGCTGTGGTTGGTGGAGAAGTAGAAAAAAAGATGGTGGTCCCGGAGGAACGACAGAATAGATGGTGGGGAAACGATGCCGTAGTTTGATCAAAGAcggcattggcattggcattggcattgacATTTTGGTGTAAGTCGAGAAGAGTTCATACCCCGGACCCTTGAGATCCATCCTTGTCTGCCGTAGTTTAGGCCCTGGTGACCTCTTCGAGTCCGGGGAATAGAGCAACAAGAATGCGGGGAGCATTACAAATGTCGGTCTGTAACTTAATTAATACGAGTATGTTATTGTTCTTATGAGGGATTAATGTCTCTTTTGAGTAATCCCTTCATTATCTACCATTTCTATCCCGCGTTTAGAACCAATATCCCCCTTGTTCTCACATTCGCATCAAGAACGTCATCGCACATAATCAACCCCAGCCTGTTACCATTGAAACAAATTAAGCGGTAGAAACAAAAAACCTTGTTAATTACCGGGTAAAAGCCCAAACCCAACCCAACTCAGCCTTATCCAGAAACAAGGTACTATAACCAGGCCTGTATTGAAGTGGTAACATTTACGATCAATACCTGGGGATTATTACACCTGAACTAAAAATCGCTGATCTACTCCGTATCACACGCACAACCACTCTCCGATGTTCGAAATAGGAAGCTCTCACGATACCATTCCTAAAAGAACACT
This genomic interval from Fusarium verticillioides 7600 chromosome 1, whole genome shotgun sequence contains the following:
- a CDS encoding triacylglycerol lipase, translated to MKFTSLVSGFGLLTAVVAVPAAFPAPDAIPDLQPVEPATPALEERAVKVTVAVPSGTVIGSSSGKVDSFRGIPFADPPTGSLRLKPPKKLSKPLGNFDASGLVGPSCPQMFISTGAQDVISKFLSDFLAIPFLTPITGQEDCLTMTVQRPAGTKAGDKLPVLFWIFGGGFELGSSAMYDGTSLLGTAIDQDQPFIYVAVNYRVAGFGFMPGAEIKKDGSSNLGLLDQRMGLQWVADNIASFGGDPDKVTIWGESAGAISVLDQMVLYGGDADYKGKPLFRGAIMNSGSVAPAEPVDSDKAQAIYDAVVQSGGCSGSSDTLACLRSLSYDKFLNAANSVPGLLSYNSLALSYLPRPDGTVLPDSPEALIESGRYHAVPMINGNQEDEGTLFALFQPNLTTTAKFVDYLQQLYFQKATKEQLTALVNTYPTALSAGSPFRTSLLNEVFPMFKRRAAIFGDLVFSLTRRIFLQAAAEQNPDVPAWSYLASYNYGTPILGTMHGSDLLQVFYGLWPNNAMRSIRTYYFNFLYNLDPNKGVTKYANWPEWKGSKKLMWFETANKNSIIDDNFRTAQYDWISNNVDILKV